One Halioglobus japonicus DNA segment encodes these proteins:
- a CDS encoding SCO family protein, giving the protein MTDQTQRRNIRFTVVVVLLFITVIVAGFVYRIQQPRVMSVTEMKVNGLYLHENPRNFGEISLIDHHGEVFDRSRFEGKWSLVFFGFTYCPDVCPTTMAFLDQFMAQLEGTEAEDTQVVMVSVDPARDTVEQLSQYVPYFNPDFIGVTGEFLDVHRFATALNTPFRKVPGQDENYLVDHSSNVVLVNPKGDYHGFFKAPLDQAKMKVTYRSARVHWDY; this is encoded by the coding sequence ATGACCGACCAGACCCAACGCCGCAACATCCGCTTCACCGTGGTTGTGGTGCTCCTGTTTATTACTGTGATTGTGGCGGGCTTTGTGTACCGCATTCAGCAACCAAGGGTGATGTCCGTCACCGAAATGAAGGTAAATGGCCTTTATTTGCATGAAAATCCGCGCAACTTCGGGGAAATATCCCTAATTGACCACCATGGCGAGGTTTTTGATCGCAGCCGTTTCGAGGGTAAATGGAGCCTGGTGTTCTTCGGCTTCACCTATTGCCCGGATGTTTGCCCGACCACCATGGCGTTCCTCGATCAGTTCATGGCCCAGCTTGAGGGCACCGAAGCCGAGGATACCCAGGTGGTTATGGTGTCCGTCGATCCGGCCCGCGATACGGTGGAACAGCTGAGCCAGTATGTGCCCTACTTCAATCCCGATTTCATCGGCGTGACTGGCGAGTTTCTCGACGTACACCGCTTTGCTACCGCGCTGAACACGCCGTTCCGCAAGGTGCCCGGGCAGGACGAGAACTATCTCGTCGACCATAGTTCCAATGTGGTACTTGTAAATCCGAAAGGCGATTACCACGGCTTCTTCAAAGCACCGCTGGATCAGGCCAAGATGAAAGTCACCTACCGCTCGGCACGAGTGCACTGGGATTACTAA
- the cyoE gene encoding heme o synthase, producing MADVQTTQAASWRDYKELTKPNVVLLMILCSAIGMFMAVPGMVPLDVLILGNLGIALCAGAAAAVNHLVDQRIDQQMARTLNRPVATGKVGNTQAAIFALVIGGLGMGILFVYINALTAWLTIASLLGYAVVYTMFLKRATPQNIVIGGLAGAAPPLLGWTAVTGEIHGHALLLVLIIFAWTPPHFWALAIHRREEYAKVEIPMLPVTHGVAFTKLHILLYTIIMCLITLLPYATRLSGPLYLLGAVVLGGGFLYWAIELIRDKNPKAPMETFKYSIIYLMALFIIMLIDHYLFPVSSL from the coding sequence ATGGCAGACGTACAGACCACACAAGCGGCCAGTTGGCGCGACTACAAAGAGCTGACCAAGCCCAATGTCGTGCTGCTGATGATCCTCTGCTCAGCCATCGGCATGTTCATGGCGGTACCTGGCATGGTGCCCCTGGATGTGTTGATTCTGGGTAATCTGGGCATTGCCTTGTGCGCCGGCGCGGCGGCGGCAGTGAATCACCTGGTAGACCAGCGCATTGACCAGCAAATGGCGCGCACCCTGAACCGCCCGGTGGCCACCGGCAAGGTGGGCAACACCCAGGCGGCGATCTTCGCCCTGGTGATTGGCGGGCTCGGTATGGGCATCCTGTTTGTGTATATCAACGCCCTCACGGCCTGGCTGACCATCGCGTCGCTGCTCGGCTATGCGGTGGTATACACCATGTTCCTCAAACGGGCGACGCCCCAGAATATTGTCATCGGTGGCCTGGCGGGCGCGGCCCCTCCCCTGCTTGGCTGGACAGCCGTTACGGGTGAGATCCACGGCCACGCCCTCCTCCTGGTGCTGATTATCTTCGCCTGGACCCCGCCGCATTTCTGGGCCCTGGCGATTCACCGGCGCGAGGAATACGCCAAGGTGGAAATTCCGATGTTGCCGGTCACCCATGGCGTGGCGTTCACCAAGCTGCATATCCTCCTGTACACCATTATCATGTGTCTGATCACCCTGCTGCCCTACGCCACGCGGCTGAGCGGGCCGCTTTACCTGCTGGGCGCCGTGGTGCTCGGGGGTGGTTTTCTGTACTGGGCGATTGAACTTATCAGGGACAAGAACCCCAAAGCACCTATGGAGACCTTCAAGTACTCCATCATTTACCTGATGGCGCTATTTATCATCATGCTCATCGACCATTATCTCTTTCCGGTAAGCAGCTTATGA